A single genomic interval of Hyphomicrobium methylovorum harbors:
- the addA gene encoding double-strand break repair helicase AddA, producing the protein MTIKADVALETKRVPIETLVAETTQRQLLAADPAGSAWVKANAGTGKTHVLTLRVLRLLLAGTKPERILCLTYTKAAAAEMSRRVFDVLAEWVTASDEKLTEDLTKTTGSRPTAETLKLARRLFASAIETPGGLKIQTIHAFSERLLQRFPLEAGVPPDFKVLDDAAAKELKADAVSQTLLDATSAPQSALGRALDVIIRYATDIQFDALINTAVEERRWLDVASGREYEDDDFAAIDAYLRESLGARLAITSDNICAECADVLSPAELREIADHLATGLATDTKNSLLLKTALAASDPLRRLEALRGYFIKKDGDPQSKVMTKALAASRPDLNSRCQDAQEKFFALLQEMKAVALVEASMALHTISRVVLKRYTKARADSGALDFADLILKTRALLGGKDGEAQWVLFKLDGGLDHILVDEAQDTSPEQWQIISALAEEFFADSARASETPRTVFAVGDEKQSIYSFQGADPKRFAEAGTRFARLAEGANLAWRPVALTMSFRTVAPVLAGVDSVFADTTRTPGLTMGDRVPVHSAIRLGEAGLIELWPTEKKDDKTFADPWSPLSDASERSPENRLAERIAGTIKSWIDTKEVLIAAGREIRYGDILILVRKRAPFVAPMVAALKRLQIPVSSSDQRALTDQIAVQDLIVLGDFLTLPEDDLALATVLKSPIFGLDDDDLLAIAPKRKGTLWKAFIEAAETNVHYKEIYETLKGWRRKADFIPPFEFYSEILDRDGVRFKMLHRLGPEAADAIDDFLDVALKFDDRTPPSLTRFLAELRETNPAIKRDMNQGRDEVRVMTVHGAKGLEAPIVFLPDTCSTRSGDQGARLMKLAQDGEPSADRTEPIVWSIKGTSKLAAIQRAQQTRDELERDERNRLLYVAMTRARDRLYVSGFQSGNLRDDCWYSLIERGLEPLLTDVDLGNGRTVRRYESQQTAKPKEKAKEAAAEDVIVGLPDFASRAAPVEPKLSIPLAPSRLEPYAPDAEGEPITQPRRTATDSRDAPSPLAANSEIRFLRGTLTHALLQHLPDVAETERERVAAAYVARRGESLSSSVRAGIVKETLAILSAPQFAALFGADSMAEVPIAAVIPRPPGKKGPALDLSGQIDRLAVTDREVLIVDYKTNRPPPADVGSVADAYLFQLAAYRMALSRIYPGKTVRAALLWTDGPRIMDVPADVLNACESRLWDLDVESLDAS; encoded by the coding sequence ATGACGATCAAAGCCGACGTTGCGCTCGAAACCAAACGTGTCCCGATTGAAACGCTTGTCGCGGAGACGACGCAGCGGCAGTTGCTCGCCGCCGATCCTGCCGGTTCCGCGTGGGTGAAAGCGAACGCGGGCACCGGTAAAACGCACGTTTTGACGCTTCGCGTGCTGCGGCTTCTGCTTGCTGGAACCAAGCCCGAGCGCATTCTCTGCCTGACGTACACAAAGGCGGCGGCTGCGGAGATGTCGCGACGTGTGTTCGACGTGCTCGCAGAATGGGTGACGGCAAGCGACGAGAAACTTACCGAGGATCTAACCAAGACAACCGGTTCGCGGCCCACTGCTGAAACGCTGAAGCTCGCGCGGCGGCTATTCGCGAGTGCCATCGAGACGCCTGGCGGCCTCAAGATTCAAACCATCCATGCCTTCTCCGAACGGCTACTGCAGCGCTTTCCGCTGGAAGCCGGTGTGCCACCTGATTTCAAAGTGCTCGACGATGCTGCGGCTAAGGAGCTGAAGGCGGATGCCGTTTCGCAGACGCTACTGGATGCCACGTCGGCACCTCAATCCGCACTCGGCCGCGCGCTTGACGTCATCATTCGTTACGCAACGGACATTCAGTTCGACGCACTTATCAACACCGCCGTTGAAGAGCGGAGATGGCTCGATGTTGCGAGCGGGCGGGAATACGAGGATGACGATTTCGCAGCGATCGATGCCTATTTGCGTGAATCACTCGGCGCACGCCTTGCGATCACTTCGGACAATATTTGCGCGGAGTGCGCCGATGTTCTGTCGCCAGCCGAACTGCGCGAGATCGCAGATCATCTCGCGACGGGGCTCGCAACGGACACCAAGAATTCTCTTCTTCTTAAAACCGCGTTGGCTGCGTCGGATCCCTTGCGCCGTCTCGAAGCGCTGCGCGGATACTTCATCAAGAAGGATGGCGATCCCCAAAGCAAGGTGATGACCAAAGCGTTGGCAGCAAGCAGGCCGGATTTGAATAGCCGCTGCCAGGACGCGCAGGAAAAGTTTTTCGCGCTGTTGCAAGAAATGAAAGCGGTTGCGCTCGTTGAAGCGTCGATGGCGCTGCATACGATTTCGCGCGTCGTGCTGAAGCGATACACGAAAGCACGCGCGGACTCGGGTGCGCTCGACTTCGCCGATCTCATTCTCAAGACGAGAGCCCTGCTTGGCGGCAAAGACGGCGAAGCGCAGTGGGTGCTGTTCAAGCTTGACGGCGGCCTCGATCACATTCTGGTCGACGAGGCTCAAGATACGAGCCCCGAGCAGTGGCAGATCATCAGCGCGCTGGCCGAGGAATTCTTCGCCGATAGCGCTCGCGCGTCGGAAACACCGCGAACGGTCTTTGCAGTTGGTGACGAAAAGCAGTCGATCTACTCGTTCCAGGGTGCAGATCCGAAGCGGTTCGCGGAAGCCGGCACGCGCTTCGCTCGCCTAGCGGAAGGCGCGAACCTCGCATGGCGGCCGGTGGCGCTGACGATGTCGTTCCGCACGGTTGCGCCGGTTCTTGCAGGAGTCGATAGCGTTTTCGCCGATACGACGCGGACGCCGGGTCTGACGATGGGCGACCGTGTACCGGTGCATAGCGCGATCCGGCTGGGCGAAGCCGGACTGATCGAACTTTGGCCGACGGAAAAGAAAGACGACAAGACTTTCGCAGACCCATGGAGTCCACTCAGCGATGCGAGCGAGCGTTCTCCTGAAAATCGCCTCGCGGAGCGGATCGCCGGTACGATCAAATCGTGGATCGACACGAAAGAAGTGCTCATCGCGGCGGGACGGGAAATTCGCTACGGCGATATCCTGATCCTTGTGCGCAAGCGCGCTCCGTTCGTTGCGCCGATGGTTGCCGCTCTGAAGCGACTGCAGATTCCTGTGTCGAGCTCGGACCAGCGCGCGCTGACGGATCAGATCGCCGTTCAGGATCTTATCGTCCTTGGTGATTTCCTGACGCTTCCGGAAGATGATCTTGCACTGGCGACGGTTCTCAAAAGTCCGATATTCGGCCTCGATGATGACGACCTGCTCGCCATCGCGCCGAAGCGCAAGGGAACGCTGTGGAAGGCGTTCATCGAAGCGGCGGAGACAAACGTCCACTACAAAGAGATCTATGAAACGCTGAAGGGCTGGCGCAGGAAGGCAGACTTCATTCCGCCATTCGAATTCTATTCCGAGATTCTCGATCGTGATGGCGTGCGCTTCAAGATGCTGCACCGGCTCGGGCCCGAAGCCGCTGACGCGATCGATGATTTCCTCGATGTCGCGTTGAAATTCGATGATCGCACACCGCCGTCGCTGACACGTTTCCTTGCCGAACTTCGGGAGACGAACCCCGCAATCAAGCGCGACATGAATCAAGGTCGAGACGAAGTTCGCGTCATGACCGTGCACGGCGCCAAGGGGTTGGAAGCGCCGATCGTATTCCTGCCGGATACGTGCTCAACGCGCTCGGGCGATCAGGGCGCGCGGCTGATGAAGCTTGCGCAGGATGGCGAGCCTTCGGCCGACCGCACCGAGCCAATCGTTTGGTCGATCAAGGGAACGTCCAAGCTCGCAGCAATTCAGCGCGCGCAGCAAACGCGGGACGAGTTGGAACGTGACGAGCGCAACCGCCTGCTTTACGTAGCGATGACGCGTGCACGCGATCGTCTCTACGTGTCCGGTTTTCAAAGCGGCAATCTGCGTGACGACTGCTGGTATAGCTTGATCGAGCGCGGACTTGAGCCGCTGCTAACGGACGTCGATCTCGGCAACGGGCGCACCGTGCGAAGGTACGAGTCGCAACAGACGGCGAAGCCCAAAGAGAAAGCGAAAGAAGCCGCCGCCGAAGACGTCATCGTGGGGCTGCCTGACTTTGCGTCTCGAGCGGCGCCTGTGGAACCCAAGCTCTCCATCCCCTTAGCGCCGTCGCGACTTGAACCTTACGCGCCAGATGCCGAGGGCGAGCCGATCACGCAGCCGCGGCGGACGGCGACGGATTCTCGCGATGCGCCCTCTCCGCTCGCGGCGAATTCGGAAATCCGCTTTTTGCGCGGAACGTTGACACACGCATTGCTGCAGCATCTGCCCGACGTTGCCGAAACGGAGCGCGAACGGGTTGCAGCGGCCTATGTCGCACGGCGTGGCGAGAGCCTTAGCTCCAGCGTGCGCGCGGGGATCGTCAAGGAGACGCTTGCGATCCTTTCCGCGCCGCAGTTCGCGGCCCTGTTCGGCGCCGACAGTATGGCCGAGGTGCCGATTGCGGCCGTCATTCCGCGTCCACCAGGCAAGAAGGGCCCGGCGCTCGATCTTTCCGGCCAGATCGACCGGCTTGCGGTGACGGATCGAGAGGTTCTGATCGTCGACTACAAAACGAACCGGCCTCCGCCCGCGGATGTCGGCTCCGTGGCGGACGCATACCTCTTCCAGCTTGCGGCTTATAGAATGGCTCTCAGCCGGATTTACCCGGGCAAAACCGTTCGGGCGGCCCTGCTTTGGACGGACGGGCCCCGAATCATGGACGTTCCGGCTGATGTTCTGAACGCCTGTGAATCACGCCTGTGGGACCTTGATGTCGAGAGCCTTGACGCGTCCTGA
- the trxA gene encoding thioredoxin has product MANAVTDASFDDEVLKSDEPVLVDFHATWCGPCKAMAPALDQVAKELVGKVKVVKVDVDENPRVTGTYGIRAMPTLLIFKGGKVAAQHTGAIVQKKKLEDWINSSVTASV; this is encoded by the coding sequence ATGGCCAACGCTGTAACTGACGCGAGCTTCGACGACGAAGTTTTGAAGTCCGATGAACCCGTTCTCGTGGACTTCCACGCAACTTGGTGCGGGCCCTGCAAGGCCATGGCGCCCGCTCTCGATCAGGTTGCCAAGGAGCTGGTTGGTAAAGTCAAAGTGGTCAAGGTCGACGTGGATGAGAATCCGCGCGTTACCGGCACCTATGGAATTCGCGCAATGCCGACGCTGTTGATTTTCAAGGGCGGCAAGGTTGCTGCGCAGCACACGGGCGCAATCGTGCAGAAGAAGAAGTTGGAAGACTGGATCAATTCCAGCGTTACCGCTTCTGTCTAA
- a CDS encoding cysteine hydrolase family protein: MTASKTLREVAGLGHTPTTIGNSALILIDCQNTYREGVMELDGVEPALVECQKLLQRYRDAGRPVIHIQHDAGAGSPYDVAAPIGAIADVVKPAAGEPVVVKNYPSSFEKTNLDGLLKSLGVKDVAIVGFMTHVCVNSTARAAFNHGYNATVVGNATATRSLPNPTGGVVASKDLHNASLAALHDFFAVVVPSQEDIAP; encoded by the coding sequence ATGACTGCATCCAAGACCCTTCGTGAAGTCGCCGGCCTCGGCCACACGCCGACGACCATCGGTAACTCAGCTCTCATTCTGATCGATTGTCAGAACACATATCGCGAAGGCGTAATGGAGCTTGATGGCGTCGAGCCCGCGCTCGTGGAATGTCAGAAGCTTCTGCAACGCTATCGTGACGCGGGGCGCCCTGTCATTCATATCCAGCACGATGCAGGCGCCGGTTCGCCTTACGATGTCGCCGCGCCGATCGGCGCGATTGCCGACGTCGTAAAGCCGGCGGCAGGAGAACCCGTCGTCGTCAAAAACTATCCGAGTTCATTCGAGAAAACGAACCTTGATGGCCTGCTGAAATCGCTGGGCGTCAAGGACGTGGCAATCGTCGGCTTCATGACGCACGTTTGCGTCAACTCCACTGCGCGCGCCGCATTCAATCATGGATACAACGCAACTGTCGTGGGCAATGCTACGGCAACGCGCTCGTTGCCCAACCCGACGGGCGGCGTCGTAGCCTCGAAAGACCTGCATAACGCGAGCCTCGCCGCGCTGCATGACTTCTTCGCTGTGGTCGTTCCCTCGCAGGAAGACATAGCGCCCTGA
- a CDS encoding DUF779 domain-containing protein: MVDRVSATPDTLNLIGKLEGLHGPLLFHQSGGCCDGSSPMCYPRGEFKVGAQDVYMGDIGGQPFYMGKSQFEYWQHTHLVIDVVPGRGSGFSVESPEGVRFLTRSRVFTDAENDQLDTIGPPPTGVDHPPA; the protein is encoded by the coding sequence ATGGTTGATCGCGTCTCGGCGACACCGGACACATTGAATCTGATCGGCAAGCTCGAAGGGCTTCACGGGCCTTTGCTGTTTCACCAGTCGGGCGGATGCTGCGATGGCAGCTCGCCGATGTGCTATCCGCGGGGCGAATTCAAAGTCGGCGCGCAGGACGTCTACATGGGCGACATCGGCGGACAGCCGTTCTACATGGGAAAGTCTCAGTTTGAATACTGGCAGCATACCCACCTCGTGATCGACGTCGTGCCGGGGCGGGGCTCCGGATTTTCTGTCGAGTCGCCCGAAGGCGTGCGCTTCCTGACGCGCTCGCGCGTTTTTACCGATGCTGAGAACGATCAGCTCGACACCATCGGGCCGCCGCCGACCGGCGTTGACCATCCGCCTGCTTGA
- the adh gene encoding aldehyde dehydrogenase, which yields MQHVAMDKLKGRQVIKPRYDNFIGGKWVAPVRGQYFTNLTPITGQPVCEIARSTAEDIELALDAAHKAREGWGRASPAERARVLNKIADRMEENLDVIALVETIDNGKPIRETTHADIPLAIDHFRYFAGCVRAQEGSISEIDHDTVAYHFHEPLGVVGQIIPWNFPILMAVWKLAPALAAGNCIVLKPAEQTPMSIMVLMDIIGDLLPEGTINVVNGFGVEAGKPLAQNKRIAKIAFTGETTTGRLIMQYASENIIPCTLELGGKSPNIFFADVMEADDEYFDKCLEGFTMFALNQGEVCTCPSRALIQRSIYEKFMDRALQRVVKVKQGHPLDATTMIGAQASNDQLEKILSYVEIGKGEGARVLTGGKRASLSGELADGYFVEPTVLEGHNKMRVFQEEIFGPVLAVTTFEDDAEALAIANDTLYGLGSGVWTRNGTRAYRMGRAIQAGRVWTNCYHAYPAHAAFGGYKMSGIGRETHKMMLDHYQQTKNMLVSYSPKALGFF from the coding sequence ATGCAGCATGTTGCTATGGATAAGCTGAAAGGCCGTCAGGTCATTAAGCCCCGCTACGACAACTTTATTGGCGGCAAATGGGTAGCGCCCGTACGCGGTCAGTATTTCACCAATCTCACCCCCATCACCGGCCAGCCCGTCTGCGAAATCGCACGCTCGACCGCTGAAGACATCGAACTCGCGCTCGATGCTGCGCACAAGGCGCGCGAAGGATGGGGCCGCGCATCTCCTGCTGAGCGCGCGCGCGTGCTCAACAAGATCGCCGATCGAATGGAAGAAAATCTCGACGTAATCGCACTCGTTGAGACGATCGATAACGGCAAGCCGATCCGCGAAACAACGCACGCGGACATTCCGCTCGCCATCGACCACTTCCGCTACTTCGCTGGCTGCGTTCGCGCGCAGGAAGGCTCTATCTCCGAGATCGACCACGATACGGTCGCTTATCACTTCCACGAACCGCTCGGCGTCGTAGGTCAGATCATTCCCTGGAACTTCCCGATCCTGATGGCCGTCTGGAAGCTCGCTCCGGCACTCGCCGCAGGTAACTGCATCGTGCTGAAGCCGGCCGAGCAGACGCCGATGTCGATCATGGTTCTGATGGACATCATCGGCGATCTTCTGCCGGAAGGCACGATCAACGTCGTGAACGGGTTCGGCGTCGAAGCCGGAAAGCCGCTCGCGCAGAACAAGCGCATCGCAAAGATCGCGTTCACCGGCGAGACGACGACCGGCCGCCTCATCATGCAGTACGCATCGGAAAACATCATTCCGTGCACGCTTGAACTCGGCGGCAAGTCTCCGAACATCTTCTTCGCTGACGTTATGGAAGCGGACGACGAATACTTCGACAAGTGCCTCGAAGGCTTCACGATGTTCGCGTTGAACCAGGGTGAAGTGTGTACCTGCCCGAGCCGCGCGCTCATTCAGCGTTCGATCTATGAAAAGTTCATGGACCGCGCTCTGCAACGCGTCGTCAAGGTCAAGCAGGGTCACCCGCTCGACGCAACAACGATGATCGGCGCCCAGGCTTCAAACGATCAGCTCGAGAAAATCTTGAGCTACGTCGAAATCGGCAAGGGCGAGGGCGCACGCGTCCTGACCGGCGGCAAGCGTGCAAGCCTCAGCGGCGAACTCGCTGACGGTTACTTCGTTGAGCCGACCGTGCTTGAAGGTCACAACAAGATGCGCGTGTTCCAGGAGGAAATCTTCGGACCCGTCCTCGCTGTCACGACGTTCGAGGACGACGCCGAAGCGCTCGCCATCGCCAACGACACGCTTTACGGCCTCGGCTCTGGCGTATGGACCCGCAACGGCACGCGCGCGTATCGCATGGGCCGCGCCATCCAGGCTGGCCGCGTTTGGACGAACTGCTACCACGCCTATCCCGCTCACGCGGCGTTCGGTGGGTACAAGATGTCCGGCATCGGCCGTGAGACGCACAAGATGATGCTCGACCACTACCAGCAGACCAAGAACATGCTGGTGAGCTACAGCCCGAAGGCGCTGGGCTTCTTCTAA
- a CDS encoding bifunctional folylpolyglutamate synthase/dihydrofolate synthase, translating to MAQSKTLPSSDQLLADLTLLHPKLIDLSLGRVEQLLGKLGHPERKLPPVVHITGTNGKGSVTAYMRAFLEAAGKRVHVYTSPHLVRFHERISLAGADGISRPIDEDTLVNVLMRVQAVNDGDDITQFEITTAAAFLAFSERPADVVLLEVGLGGRLDATNVVSDPALTIITPISMDHAEKLGPTLSKIAAEKAGILKRGAPGIISLQPEEVLSVIEARARAVGSDLTVWGRDFDAYEQTGRLIVQRNDQLLDLPLPALIGRHQIVNGGTAVAAALALNEKLPSLGLDERAIEQGLKTVEWPARMQRLVSGPLLELLDSESELWLDGGHNPAAGDVLADTLAMLDEKSPKPVYLIVGMMGQKDALGFLAPFRGLVRAIYTVPIPGASETPHDQEHLAEVARSAGMQAIDRENVIDALQTIASLPPGPKRIMIFGSLYLAGYVLTLQQQIASADES from the coding sequence ATGGCTCAGTCGAAGACCCTCCCGTCGAGCGATCAACTGCTGGCGGATTTAACGCTGCTGCATCCGAAGCTGATCGACCTCTCGCTCGGTCGGGTGGAGCAACTCCTCGGCAAGCTTGGCCATCCCGAACGCAAGCTTCCGCCTGTCGTCCATATCACCGGAACCAACGGCAAAGGCTCCGTCACGGCGTACATGCGCGCCTTCCTGGAAGCCGCAGGCAAGCGCGTACACGTCTATACCTCGCCCCATCTTGTTCGCTTTCACGAACGTATTTCGCTCGCCGGTGCGGACGGAATTTCGCGTCCCATAGACGAAGACACGCTGGTCAACGTGTTGATGCGTGTGCAGGCCGTCAATGACGGAGATGACATTACGCAGTTCGAGATCACGACCGCCGCGGCGTTCCTCGCGTTCTCGGAAAGGCCGGCCGATGTTGTGCTCCTCGAAGTCGGGTTAGGCGGTCGTCTCGACGCGACAAACGTCGTCTCTGATCCGGCCTTGACGATCATCACGCCGATCTCGATGGACCATGCCGAAAAGCTCGGGCCAACGCTCAGCAAGATCGCGGCTGAAAAGGCTGGCATCCTGAAGCGCGGTGCGCCCGGCATCATTTCGCTGCAACCGGAAGAAGTACTGTCCGTAATCGAGGCGCGCGCCCGCGCGGTCGGTAGCGATCTGACGGTATGGGGCCGAGACTTCGACGCCTACGAGCAGACCGGCCGCCTGATCGTCCAGCGCAATGACCAGTTGCTCGACCTTCCGCTCCCGGCCCTCATTGGCCGTCATCAGATCGTCAACGGCGGAACGGCAGTCGCCGCGGCCCTCGCACTGAATGAGAAGCTTCCGTCGCTCGGGCTTGACGAACGCGCCATCGAGCAGGGTCTTAAAACTGTCGAATGGCCAGCGCGCATGCAGCGCCTGGTCTCCGGTCCGCTCCTCGAACTCCTCGATAGCGAATCCGAGCTGTGGCTTGACGGTGGGCACAATCCCGCCGCGGGCGATGTGCTGGCCGATACGCTCGCGATGCTCGACGAGAAATCACCCAAGCCGGTCTATCTCATTGTCGGCATGATGGGTCAGAAGGATGCGCTGGGCTTCCTGGCCCCGTTCCGTGGCCTCGTGCGCGCGATCTACACCGTGCCGATCCCCGGAGCGAGTGAGACACCGCACGATCAGGAACACCTCGCAGAGGTTGCCCGGAGCGCCGGGATGCAGGCTATAGATCGCGAAAACGTGATTGATGCCCTGCAGACGATTGCATCGCTCCCGCCCGGTCCGAAGCGCATTATGATCTTCGGCTCCCTTTACCTCGCTGGATACGTCCTCACGCTGCAGCAGCAAATCGCCAGCGCGGACGAGTCTTAA
- the accD gene encoding acetyl-CoA carboxylase, carboxyltransferase subunit beta produces MNWINNVVRPKISGLFPTAKREVPDNLWVKCPETGEMVFYKDLEANQFVVPGSNYHMRMDSQQRLAHLFDLGEFKTIQVPAVQQDPLKFRDGRKYTDRLRDAKATTKLEDAVLVGEGQLDGSPVVAAVQDFRFMAGSLGMAAGEALVTGMLHAVETKSPFILFAASGGARMQEGILSLMQMPRTTIAVQRLKDAHLPYIVVLTDPTTGGVTASYAMLGDVHIAEPGALICFAGPRVIQQTIREQLPDGFQRAEYLLSHGMVDMVVHRHELRTTLSRIVKLLMGGASAAKEKDTHRMNGKPYKNGAAPVDGAILETAARESSVVEPEAVPASQRFEPGKDKKRDDTASSSSASSKEAPRGA; encoded by the coding sequence GTGAATTGGATCAATAACGTCGTGCGCCCGAAAATTTCCGGGCTGTTTCCGACGGCAAAGCGTGAGGTTCCTGACAATCTCTGGGTGAAATGCCCCGAGACCGGCGAGATGGTGTTCTACAAGGATCTCGAGGCAAACCAGTTCGTGGTGCCGGGATCGAACTATCACATGCGGATGGATTCCCAGCAGCGGCTGGCCCATCTCTTCGACCTCGGCGAATTCAAAACCATTCAAGTCCCGGCTGTACAGCAGGACCCGCTGAAGTTCCGCGACGGCCGCAAGTATACCGACCGCCTGCGTGACGCGAAGGCGACGACCAAACTCGAAGATGCGGTTCTCGTTGGCGAAGGCCAGCTCGATGGATCGCCCGTCGTTGCAGCCGTGCAGGACTTCCGCTTTATGGCCGGTTCGCTCGGCATGGCGGCAGGCGAAGCGCTTGTTACCGGCATGCTGCACGCTGTTGAAACCAAGTCGCCGTTCATTCTGTTTGCGGCGTCAGGTGGCGCGCGCATGCAGGAAGGCATCCTCTCGCTTATGCAGATGCCGCGCACGACGATCGCCGTGCAGCGCCTGAAAGACGCACATCTTCCTTACATCGTTGTTCTGACCGACCCGACGACGGGCGGCGTAACCGCGTCTTACGCGATGCTTGGCGATGTACACATCGCAGAGCCAGGCGCGTTGATCTGCTTCGCCGGACCGCGCGTTATTCAGCAGACGATCCGCGAACAGCTTCCCGATGGCTTCCAGCGCGCCGAGTATCTGCTTTCGCACGGCATGGTCGATATGGTCGTGCATCGCCACGAACTGCGCACGACGCTCTCGCGCATCGTCAAGCTGCTGATGGGCGGAGCTTCGGCGGCGAAGGAAAAAGATACGCACCGGATGAACGGCAAGCCTTATAAAAACGGTGCTGCTCCCGTTGACGGGGCGATCTTGGAAACGGCTGCGCGAGAATCGAGCGTCGTTGAACCGGAAGCTGTTCCGGCAAGCCAGCGCTTCGAGCCGGGCAAAGATAAAAAGCGTGACGACACCGCTTCATCCTCGTCCGCCAGCTCAAAGGAAGCGCCGCGCGGCGCTTGA
- the trpA gene encoding tryptophan synthase subunit alpha — MTTPSRLDIRFANLAKQKRKALVTFITAGDPDLETSAAILAGLAEAGADVIELGMPFSDPMADGPSIQASSQRALKAGQTLVKTLAMVKTFRASDAETPIVLMGYYNPIYVYGPERFIADAKAAGVDGLIVVDVPPEADDELCIPALKAGLNFIRLATPTTGKERLPAVLQNTSGFVYYVSITGITGAAAPVVNDVQERVAAIKAQTPLPVVVGFGIRSGEQAKALSAVGDGVVVGSALVSKIEKSLGSKGEATPATTREVLSLVKELSSALSNG, encoded by the coding sequence ATGACGACACCGAGCCGTCTCGACATCCGTTTCGCAAACCTCGCGAAGCAAAAGCGCAAGGCGCTGGTAACGTTCATCACCGCGGGCGATCCAGATCTTGAAACCAGCGCGGCAATTCTCGCAGGGCTGGCCGAAGCTGGCGCCGACGTGATCGAGCTTGGAATGCCGTTCTCTGATCCGATGGCGGACGGACCGTCGATCCAGGCGTCGTCGCAGCGTGCGCTGAAGGCAGGGCAAACGCTGGTCAAGACGTTGGCGATGGTCAAAACCTTCCGCGCAAGCGATGCGGAAACACCGATCGTTCTGATGGGCTACTACAACCCGATTTACGTCTACGGGCCGGAGCGCTTCATCGCGGATGCCAAGGCTGCGGGTGTCGATGGCCTCATCGTGGTCGATGTCCCGCCTGAGGCGGACGACGAATTGTGCATTCCAGCCCTGAAGGCGGGCCTGAACTTCATCCGCTTGGCGACCCCCACGACCGGAAAGGAACGCCTTCCTGCGGTCCTCCAGAACACCTCGGGCTTCGTCTATTACGTCTCCATTACGGGCATCACCGGCGCGGCAGCACCCGTTGTAAACGATGTTCAAGAACGGGTTGCTGCAATAAAGGCGCAAACGCCACTTCCAGTTGTGGTAGGATTTGGAATACGCTCGGGCGAACAGGCTAAAGCGCTTTCTGCGGTCGGAGATGGTGTTGTGGTCGGTTCGGCCCTTGTCTCCAAAATCGAGAAATCGCTGGGCTCGAAGGGTGAGGCCACGCCCGCGACAACCCGCGAGGTTCTTTCGCTTGTGAAAGAGTTAAGCTCAGCACTAAGCAACGGCTAG